The proteins below come from a single Malus domestica chromosome 03, GDT2T_hap1 genomic window:
- the LOC103414243 gene encoding uncharacterized protein isoform X1: MRPAKSCTGYAECACRSERERIVYGKKKAYYTWKNRWCFLYNDWEYDKGVTPERRVLTHFQTVGCNVSTVRTICYLLWSFLASNTLLHVVTRGTIQLFGQELSDIEKVLRVPKEDRHLSKLRPLFRRYGFQPLVSESQGRSMEKVSKKTGTSTHKRKAPVLVPSEDILPHKKIHKFRGEPSVRPKSQDGVLKGPAFRKTGVEAVDNAAAVVAGEGSRLLPHPLTMEHTVQESDPGSRHEGKGKERAGSVPWKDLRVATRPKDFGDINNCLAGRRFAFDELGEPLAKDESDCDRMLKLSSYVMAEYHDRLQEVERYKAKLKENKQLVDEARRNKGLLTQALQLKDETMESLKRRNGENLRLKKLFEATKKQLEVATLEVSKVRGELDGALVEISELEKSIPTEREAAVQEYLSSSTFHLAIKPYCAQEARFEKRKWMAVLDRYDDGSILRKYHEDIDEHHRKGETFVLAVDPSSEDESDNEGSADAQTQHGEEDLGDAEDDGRTRSDTARGSASDENE; the protein is encoded by the exons atgcgcccagcaaaatcatgcactggttatgccgagtgtgcatgtcggagtgagagagagcgtattgtgtatggtaagaaaaaggcatactacacatggaaaaaccgttggtgctttctgtataatgattgggagtatgataagggtgtcacgcctgagcgacgtgtgcttactcacttccagactgtaggttgtaacgtatcaaccgttcgtactatttgctatttgttgtggtcttttcttgcttctaacactttgcttcatgtagtgacgcggggcaccatccaactgtttgggcaggagctatctgacatagagaaggtgttgagggtgcccaaagaggatagacacttaagcaagctacgacccttatttcgtcggtacggtttccaacccttagtttccgagagccagggacgatcga tggagaaggtaagcaagaaaacagggactagcacccataaaaggaaagcaccagtgttagttccttcggaagacatcctaccgcataagaaaattcataagttccgaggggaaccatccgttagacctaagtcccaagatggggtccttaaggggcctgcctttaggaagactggagtcgaggccgttgataatgctgctgccgtagttgcaggagaagggagccgactgttgcctcatcctcttactatggagcacactgtccaggaaagtgatcctggttcccgccatgaggggaaaggcaaggaaagagctggcagtgtcccgtggaaggacttgagggttgccacgcggccaaaggattttggggatatcaacaattgcttggcaggacgtcgattcgccttcgatgagctcggagagcccttagctaaggatgaatcggattgcgaccggatgttgaagctgtcttcatat gtcatggccgagtatcacgacagactgcaagaggttgagcggtacaaggcaaaactgaaggagaataagcagcttgtggacgaggcccgaaggaataagggacttttgactcaggctctccaactgaaggacgaaaccatggagagcttgaaaaggcgaaatggtgagaacctaaggcttaagaaattgtttgaggcaactaaaaaacagttggaggtggctaccttggaagtatccaaggttaggggagaattggatggtgccttagttgagatttctgaactggagaagagcattccaactgaaagggaggctgctgtgcaagaatacttaagttcttcgacctttcatcttgctattaaaccctactgtgctcaagaagctcgctttgaaaaaaggaaatggatggccgtccttgatcgttatgatgatgggagcattcttcgaaaataccacgaagatatagatgagcatcatcgaaagggcgagacatttgtccttgctgttgatcctagcagcgaagatgagtctgataatgaaggtagtgctgatgcacagactcagcacggtgaagaggatcttggggatgcagaggatgatggtaggacgcggagtgatactgccaggggttcggcttcagatgagaatgaatag
- the LOC103414243 gene encoding uncharacterized protein isoform X2, which produces MEKVSKKTGTSTHKRKAPVLVPSEDILPHKKIHKFRGEPSVRPKSQDGVLKGPAFRKTGVEAVDNAAAVVAGEGSRLLPHPLTMEHTVQESDPGSRHEGKGKERAGSVPWKDLRVATRPKDFGDINNCLAGRRFAFDELGEPLAKDESDCDRMLKLSSYVMAEYHDRLQEVERYKAKLKENKQLVDEARRNKGLLTQALQLKDETMESLKRRNGENLRLKKLFEATKKQLEVATLEVSKVRGELDGALVEISELEKSIPTEREAAVQEYLSSSTFHLAIKPYCAQEARFEKRKWMAVLDRYDDGSILRKYHEDIDEHHRKGETFVLAVDPSSEDESDNEGSADAQTQHGEEDLGDAEDDGRTRSDTARGSASDENE; this is translated from the exons a tggagaaggtaagcaagaaaacagggactagcacccataaaaggaaagcaccagtgttagttccttcggaagacatcctaccgcataagaaaattcataagttccgaggggaaccatccgttagacctaagtcccaagatggggtccttaaggggcctgcctttaggaagactggagtcgaggccgttgataatgctgctgccgtagttgcaggagaagggagccgactgttgcctcatcctcttactatggagcacactgtccaggaaagtgatcctggttcccgccatgaggggaaaggcaaggaaagagctggcagtgtcccgtggaaggacttgagggttgccacgcggccaaaggattttggggatatcaacaattgcttggcaggacgtcgattcgccttcgatgagctcggagagcccttagctaaggatgaatcggattgcgaccggatgttgaagctgtcttcatat gtcatggccgagtatcacgacagactgcaagaggttgagcggtacaaggcaaaactgaaggagaataagcagcttgtggacgaggcccgaaggaataagggacttttgactcaggctctccaactgaaggacgaaaccatggagagcttgaaaaggcgaaatggtgagaacctaaggcttaagaaattgtttgaggcaactaaaaaacagttggaggtggctaccttggaagtatccaaggttaggggagaattggatggtgccttagttgagatttctgaactggagaagagcattccaactgaaagggaggctgctgtgcaagaatacttaagttcttcgacctttcatcttgctattaaaccctactgtgctcaagaagctcgctttgaaaaaaggaaatggatggccgtccttgatcgttatgatgatgggagcattcttcgaaaataccacgaagatatagatgagcatcatcgaaagggcgagacatttgtccttgctgttgatcctagcagcgaagatgagtctgataatgaaggtagtgctgatgcacagactcagcacggtgaagaggatcttggggatgcagaggatgatggtaggacgcggagtgatactgccaggggttcggcttcagatgagaatgaatag